aatacTAGAATCTAGCAATATTTTTGCATGAGATCCTCTACTTATTGAGGTTACTTggtattaataacataaaggTTATTGATACTTATACATCATAAGTTGTAGAACTTAACACTCTCGGTatagaaatattgtaaacttttCATTCTGGAAAATTAAGAGTCACcgattgatttttaaatgagtGAATAATTAGATTAATAGGTACAATAAACAAATGGTTTGATTAGGACTGGTagtgttaaaaattatacatttaacttTGACAATCTCGTAATCCTATTCACaaggcttaaaaatatatatatacatatattggcatatttttttaagttataataaacaaaaacagaagACTTTTTATTCcgaatatataacaattttttcatGCAAATTAAACTTTCCTTTTTGATACCGTTTAAGAAtccaaaatataaagataataatcattgttaagggctatttcaaaataatataaattgtaatacattaagagcctgtaaatttcccactgctgagctaaggcctcctctccctttggggagaaggtttggagcatattcaaccacgccgCTTCagtgcgggttgatggatacatgtgtatacatgtggcagaatttcgttgaaattagacacatgcaggtttcctcacgatgttttccttcaccgccgagcacgagatgaattataaaaacaaattaagcacatgaaaattcagtggttcttgcctgggtttggccccgcgatcatcggttaagatgcacgcgttctaactactgagcCATCACGATGAATCGTAGACTGCtttgctcatagacattgatacCGTATGAAGTttttaccaatgcgccaccgaccttgggaatttagatgttatgtcttttgtgtatttagttacactggctccctcattcttcgaaccagaacacaataattccAAGTATGgttatttgacggtagaatatatgataagtgggttgTACAAACTCAgagcttgcacgaagccctaccaccaagtaaatcctAAGATgcgcaaaatatattataaattctcattaatttatatgaattgcAGCAAACACAAAACTTAGTTTGTTTGTATTCCAAgggaatataaataacaaaataggtGAAAATGATGTCGGTACGATTTCTGCTGAAGTAACTAATCCTACTAATGGCAGATGGTCTTACGAAGACCTCAACAAACAGCTTAAAGTTGGAGACATCATTTATTACTACGTGTACGTCGTTTACAATAGAAAAGGCTATATTAAGGACAATTTGTCCTTCACCGTTAAGGGTAAGGGTCTAGTcacttcaatattttatatactatacttGTGcgattaatttgttaattgtgttaataaactgatatttatattgaaaccaAATGTCCTACAAAATAGCCTTGAACGAATTCTCATTTGCAGCATTAGAAAATCTTTCAAGTGATTCTGTAGCAGAATGCTCACCAACGTCGACTGTGGTAAAGAATGGAAAAGCGTGTGGTGGTCAGGTCCTGTTTGAAGACAATTTTGATACTCTTCGAGAAGACTTGTGGCAAGTTGAACAATATATACCAGATGAACCAGTAAGTgagaaatatatagttttattttactaagaGTTTTATTTCGTCGTAGTAATACGCATTTTGATAATAGGGACCAAAGTTAGCAAGGGATCATTTATTGTTCATGCCAATGTCAcagaagtaattaaatatacaattttaataataataacaaaataaaagaatttgaaTCCGCAGAACACATCGGTGAAATGTCACAAAGCTATATACCGAATGATTCACGCATCAAAATACCGAATGGTTCACGTATCACCGTAGTCGGTTTTCGTCTATTCACGAGTAATATATGAAGTGATTTCTTATAGAAATActtgttttaatgaaatagttaggcgaacgggcaaatgggctacctgatggtagtcaccaaccttggaaacaaagTAATTATGTAGCTTTGAccttagttacactgactcacacttcaaaccggaacaatacAAGGTCTTGCTGGTTTTCAGTAGAATGTATTATAATGGATGGGTAagtccagacgggcttgtacaaagtccCACCACCCATATAGCATTAGAAATTATTAGCATTGCCTTTGCTCATTCATTTAACTGACCAAATAGCTTGATGCCGACACCTCTATTATGCCTTACTTGTTAGAACCCTATTAACCAACATTTATCAAAATTGCAACACTGGCTGTTGAAATGAAGCTCCTATTGGCAAGGCTTACTTAAGAATACTTTGCTTCATTTCTTTTATACGTAGACTTTTCACAATTGAcgtcatttttaatttcaggaCTACCCCTTCGTTTCCTACCAGCGTCCACCAAATGCAGCGATAGTCTCAACAAATGGGGGGTATTTGTATATTCAGCCAAAGCTTCTACAAGATATGCCAGGGTTTTCTAATTCATCTTTGTTTACTGATACTCTGGATTTGTTTAGTGggtatgtttttgtatattttttatttaattttattgaggatatgtgatatacatatatgttttcgTTACATTCTTTGCGATCTGTATATATGTCAACAACAGTAAGgctactttaatatatataaaaaaaaaaaaaaattaccttaaaccagaattgttatttaaaaaacagaatCTTTGTTAAAATTGCTACAAAACAGTTAATAAAATTcgccatttaacaaaatataagtgaagctaccaccggttcagaatgcagattctatcgaaaagaaccggcaagaaactcagtagtatcATAACGTGTAGTTGATCTCACATACCTCAACTCGTctacaaaattgttataatgttgtattatttgatttgttCCCAGGTGCACAACCACGTCGACAAAGTGTCTCGTTGAAGCTTGGGGTGCTAGTATTTTACCACCGATAGTTAGTGGTCGTCTTACTTCAAAATCATTTTCTTTCACATACGGCGTTGTGGAAGTGAGAGCCAAAGTACCTCAAGGGGATTGGCTTTATCCGGgtgatgattatttaattttcttctaagTACCGATTCCAATGTTTGTTGTGAATGTGTCCTAAAGATTTAAGACAAGACCCATAATAATAGTGAAAGAGgacaaaataagaaaaagtaCAGACTCACATCGAGACAAAAAAATCCATTCATAAGTGTGACATAGTGCTAATTGAAATCGtttctttgaattatttaataaaaaaatctttgatacatacattatttacattgtttgtgtattttataaatggttcaacagttataaaaaacaatttatgtcacatactattttatttagttaaatttaattcgttaGCAGTCCGTAGGGAGTTTATCGTActcttcaaataattaaataggtaCACAACAGCTACTGTTGGATATTTTCCATTCCATTTTTAAGATTTTGAATACTAATTTCTATATAATTGACAGACATCTTACTGGAATCGCTGATGAAAAAGTACGGTGTACCGAATTACGCGTCAGGAGTTCTTAGGATAGCTGGTGTACGAGGCAATCCGCAGCTGTCCTTAGTTAATAACGAAATCGGtaataaggtaaaaaatatttaaaattcttgtaTTTTGATCAACTATacttgatagggctttgtgagTTCCTAGTAGGGCTCTGTACAAGCctgtctgcgtaggtaccacccactcatcatatattctaccaccgaacAGCAATACCTAGTATTAATATGTTCTGGTTTGAGGATTGAGTGAGCCAACAAtggacacaagggacgtaacaactTAGGTCCCAAACTTGACGCATTGGCATGTAAGGGAAGATTAGTATTTCATACAATGGCTATGGGCCAAATACCATCATTTAGCCACGCCATCCGCCTACCTTATAAAAAGCATTCGTTGATGCGgcatacataaatgtaattgtaattattaggtacatgtacattttttttgtaatttatgaaaTGGAGTAATGGAGGTTTTACTCGGTGAAACTAACATTCCAGACTGGTAGaagctttatattaaaataaaccttgtAAAACGACACTTCATAAGTGCTTGTAAGTGCTTTCttacataaagtatattttgatgttttttattctttagcCGCATACATTGAATCTTTATCTTATGAATGTGGATGTATGTACTTCTACTTGTTGCAGCTCCTCTATGGTGGACCGATGCTGGACACCCAATGTCGCAATAATTTGCTCAGTgagaaattttcaaataaacccTGGGGTGATGACTTCCATGTTTATTCAGCGAGATGGGAACcaggtaaaataaaatgaaataaaaaacagatatgttaataaagtaaaataattattaatatatcgatGTCCATTgacaaaaacacaataataattaattaattgtgtttattatgtCCATTATTGTTATAACTTATTATCAGTTGGCTCAATtgctacttataaaataaaatacaatatacatcAAATTATGCATGCTATAAGTAAGCCATACCTAATATTTAACCTTCTCTATGTTGCAGTTCCTGTTCAAGTCCCGAATATGACCAATTAATGTTATTGGGTATTTCTGTATAATATTCTCATTATTTTCCAGAAAGGATTATATTGTCTGTGGACGGCGAAGAGTGGGCAAGGATAGAACCAGCTGCTAGTGGACTTCAAGGCCGTTTCGCTCGTACCTGTGATCTACCACGGACTTTACTCTCAATGGGCACCAATATGGCGCCATTCGATGATCACGTACGTGCTTtcaaattatagaaaatttatgttaagatatttgattttcataaaaaaaaaaaaaaatgttccaattattatatgaataagctatactaatattataaatgcgaaactctGTTACCTCGTGATACTTGAACCgctgaaccaatttagatgaaattttgtatggagatagtttgagttctgCTGAGAACATTGGCTTTTTTAAATTCGACTCTCGAGGGGCTAAaatgggggtgacggtttgtgttcTATAGGTAAAGTATAACAAAGCGCGGGTAAAGCCttaggttcagctagtaatatatatatttattagtagagATAGTACTGAGTGATCTGAGTTTTCTCAAATATtgaatcaacatttatttagataaactgATTTATGATGATTTATTTCACGAAGTTTTTCTGAAGAAAAAGTTATAAGTCTGATTAATAGTCATATTCTAAGAAATTTCTTTTAACCTTTTAACATTTTTCGACAAATTGAATATtaaggttttaatattataatgatgtttCAAATTCTGAggtattttaaatctttacagTTCTTCATAACCCTGGGCGTTGCAGCTGGAGGTATCACTGAATTTAGGGACGATCTCACATCAGCGGGAAGACCAAAACCCTGGCGGAACAGTGGCCGGAAAGCCAGTCTTCGTTTCTGGCAGGATATGTCCTCCTGGTATTCCACGTGGAGACAACCTGCCTTAATCATCGACTACGTTAAAGTTCGAGCTATTTAATTTAGGTAACCCTAATTCTCATTAAAATATgccaatatatacatatctattacaatgttttagtcagcacatataacattaatttgaaaagttattttacatatttgtcTGCAAAGACATTACAAGTCGATTTGTACAAAATGACTATTGTGCCAAAACAACGAACGAAGCCAAATTCTAAGATTAACTTGCTGCTAATGgtacttaaaaactttttgtttataaaacgtataaagACTTTCGAATGCtgtaaacattattatgaatCATTTGAACGTAGGTATCAATATCATCTAGTCGATCTATAAACTTGCTAATATCAATatcagtaataatttattaagtattagttATTAAGCTGTTGTTTAACGTGTTAAGAAATTAGTTTAATAAAGGAATATAAATcaaactaactttttttttttataaatgtatactttatgtatataattcttcCGTACGTCACTGAACACTATCTAAACTGCTGGAccgatttagatttttttgtgtgtgtttaaTTGGGTAGGTTTCGAATGGGGGAATGGTTTAGAATGAACCCGGTGGCACTGTGATTGGGTTCCtggatataatttttaacaaaaacaaaatcttatttcacccatacgaagtcgggacgaacATTGTATATTTctaaatctttacatagtatttaTATCTCAATAATTCCAACAatacatattgtaataaattactatttaaaagtgAAAACTAAAATAGTTTTAGCAACTAAATTGACTAACAAATCATAACGCTTTGATTTTTACATAATCAATTAACAAAGGTTGGATCCAAGTTGGGTGCCAGTTAGATTCGTCCTTCCAGAAATTCAATGTTGCTTTTCGATGCAGATTAATCCACGGCTTGGGTCTGCCGTCACTTGTTTTCAATGAGTCCGGGAATTCTGTTCCACCGACGGATAAACCGAGACTCAAATAAAACtgcaacaaaattatataattacttttcaattcaaatattttagaacATACGGAAAACATAACCTTTGGTAAAGAAGTAACCTTTGCTAATAATTGTCAAAACAATAAATCAGCTGCCTATGCCTATGCTGGATTAAATTAGTTTGTCATGATATTTACGgagtcctttttttatttttacttaaaataaacttttaacatGGGAAAGACTAATATTCATTTCTCTACCTAATCTTGCAATCTTGAAGAATGTTTTCCTGACGTCTTTCCCACGGTCATGACTAGTCATATCGTCACATTATAAGAACACTATGGATTTAGCAATACattgttttcttaaattaaactaaCCGTTGAATCTTCGCACGTCTAGAATAAGGGTCAATATAAAACGTATGTACTGAAGGCCAAATTACGTTAGTGTAGACTACtgaataaaatttcatcaaaaacacaaaaatggATAGTAAAAAACTTAcgaacattcatttttatttacattaaaaaaaaaaatagaccaaATTTAAGGAGGAATGACTGAAATCGTGATCTAAATAGGTGTAGGTACCATTCAGTTTGCAAAATGGGTTCCAAAACCAAACGctgattttctttaatttctttACCACTTTAAAGTAAAATGGTCCATTCGAGCACGGACCTGTTTTGTTTGACATTgtcatatactttattaaaaataccttatttAAGAGCGAGCTGACAGCCAGCAAAAATTCTAATTTCACATTTCTATAGCGTTACGACTAAGAAAAGTAAGATTAATAATGTAAGATTCGGTTATTTTTTACAACCAAGGaaataatataggtacataaaaatGAAACCCTATTTCCCTTGGTCGCGCCATAACTTTAGAACGACTTTACCGATTTCAttcatcttttatttattttaagttttctaaTACTTTGTAAAAGGTTTTTACGGAGAGAAGAGCGAGGAAAAATGCtaagaaaatcaaaaaaattCAGTAAATTTAAGAGCATGTATGCCGTATTAGCAGTTCACAGGGGTAAAAGTATTTTGAACCAAATATTTActgattcaataataataaatactttttaatatttatttcaattccaaTTGAATATTCACAGTAAGGTAATTCTATTCATCTAAGTCAACGTATCGAATGaagatattatagttttaaaagtaCCTACATAATGATCAAAGGGCGCCATCTTGCCACCGCCATTAAGTAGTTTGAGCCATTTATCCCGACAGTAAATTGGCATCCAAGACCGCAGTCCATATTTCCCTGGTCGGACACGACTCCATATTTGTCCATCAACAGATAGTTCTATTGAACctgtaacatttatttcttattataattttctacttTTATCAATATATCATGTAACCTGTTTATGAATATCTTCGTTGCtttcttaagaatattttagtaAGCACTTATCCATTGttaatatttgacgacctccgtggtcgagtagtgtgtacaccggttttcatgggtacgccactccgaggtctggggttcgattcccggccgagtcgatgtagaaaaagttcattagttttctatgttgtcttgggtctgggtgtttgtggtaccgtcgttacttctgattttccataacacaagtgctttagctacttacatcggggtcagagtaatgtatgtgatgttgtccaatatttatttatttatagcttaaaatcgtttatatcgtttatttccttttttcgtttatttatatggaCATCAAGTAGTTGTTTCATCAAatcttacatattaaaatatataccattCATTGTTCGAATATTAAtcatcaccactgcccatagaaaaagattctgtaagaaatattagccattccttacaacaaACCAATGCggcaccaatcttggaaactaagatgttatatcccttgtacctgttattatactggctcattcaaccttaaaaacgaaacacaacaatactaagttttgatTTTTGGCGGTACTATATGTGATGAGACAGTGGTATAACCAAGTATACGCCCAATTGTCTAGAAAATATGCATAGATATACGTGCCGAGTCTATTAGAGATCgtcaaattatgtaaaattttattcaaacacatatacacatatatataaacacatatacCAACGTCctctatacataaaatatataactattgtCTCGTGACCAATTTCAGCAAAGAGGCAATTTCGAAAAGGAGCGCTTACCGTTAGGTGAACAATATAATCAAAAGATACTTACTCGGTGTCCACTTGACAGAGAAAACATGGAAATCATCACTCCAAGTACCGTTAATATATTCTTTGGTATCATCACGAACAGGCTTACAAACAGAATTAGTTAAAGCCATTCCTCTTAGAAACTGGGAaagaaataacatataaataaaatatttcccaaTGAGGAGTATTTATATCGTGCTTATGGGCGAAGAAAAGCATGGTGAGCAAACCTGTGTCTGTCAGATAAAAATCTGACACAGTATCCAACaagcttctcctcaaaagaaaaTAAGGCTGGTCACCACcaatagcccagcagtgggatatttagtggatattcttttcttttatttttgaagtcataacttcttatgggagggtaaactgTCGGGCGTCCAGAGAgggacatttattattttatttttatggcttTGGCGTGCGGACAAGCAGttgggccaccagatggtaagtggtcaccactgcccgtagATATTAGCTCCGTATGAAATTTACACAAATTGTGTACCTAAACATTTTTTGTGAACCGATTTGACTATCAGTGAAAGAATAATGAATCATGTCTTCTCTTTTTAGAGACAGCTGGTTGTACGTATCGAAACAAATACCGACCTGGAAGCATTTTCGAAGTGAAACtcgtataaaatcataaaataaattatttaaaatattaaccaaactTACTTTATTCGTGTAGAGAGGTTCATTTAGTTGCTTATTCCCAAAAACAGTAGCAATCTTCAAAACGCCAGAGGCATAATTCGTGCTGCCATATTTTTTCGTTAATGATTCCAGGAAGAGTTCTGGAAAATGTTCAACATCAATTAAGGcaaaaatttattgataaaccCCTTACGTTAACTATCAAAAAATTTATctaattgaaagtggaagatcaGCGGTCttcattgataaaattatgggtgacCTTGATtagtttaaatgtcaaaaagctgatattatattatggtaCAATATGAGTGGCATAACGGTAGATATTataccggcaaacagcaatttaaagggtgagtgagccagtgttactacaggcacaggggccataacatcttagtttccaaggttggtgacgcgttggtgatgtaaggaattgtttatatttcttgcagcggtattgtctatgggcgggggTGAGCACTAACCATCATGTGGCCCTTATGCCCGTCCGTAGCATAAAAAATCGCAAAAAAACGATTACTATTGAAGCTACAACATTAATGATACTGCAGGGACAGCAGCAATCGGTATCGCACAATAGAGCATTGCTGACGCCTGACATGCAATGACTTTCCGTGAgggttttgtatttaataattttaactttaataaatacagaCAGAAATCtggtttttgttaaattatcaaTCGGTGTTATTATCTCAagcctttaattaattatattttaaatgaatataggcTAGGTTGAGTTTTATTCTTTATACCAAATGTTAGTTTATCATACCTTTTA
The DNA window shown above is from Vanessa tameamea isolate UH-Manoa-2023 chromosome 16, ilVanTame1 primary haplotype, whole genome shotgun sequence and carries:
- the LOC113399261 gene encoding beta-1,3-glucan-binding protein-like, with product MELSRFGRVFVYLLVYINSRTVCGQEYSIPDVTIQALQPKGIRISIPSNTKLSLFVFQGNINNKIGENDVGTISAEVTNPTNGRWSYEDLNKQLKVGDIIYYYVYVVYNRKGYIKDNLSFTVKALENLSSDSVAECSPTSTVVKNGKACGGQVLFEDNFDTLREDLWQVEQYIPDEPDYPFVSYQRPPNAAIVSTNGGYLYIQPKLLQDMPGFSNSSLFTDTLDLFSGCTTTSTKCLVEAWGASILPPIVSGRLTSKSFSFTYGVVEVRAKVPQGDWLYPDILLESLMKKYGVPNYASGVLRIAGVRGNPQLSLVNNEIGNKLLYGGPMLDTQCRNNLLSEKFSNKPWGDDFHVYSARWEPERIILSVDGEEWARIEPAASGLQGRFARTCDLPRTLLSMGTNMAPFDDHFFITLGVAAGGITEFRDDLTSAGRPKPWRNSGRKASLRFWQDMSSWYSTWRQPALIIDYVKVRAI